TGGCGAAAGCGCGGGCCAGACCGTCGGCTACCGGGTGCGCGGCGACAGCAAGGTTTCGGGCGCCACCCGGATCGAGGTGGTGACCGAAGGCATCCTGACCCGGATGATCCAGACCGACCCCGAACTGACCGGCATCGGCGCGGTGATCTTCGACGAATTCCACGAACGCTCGCTGAACGCGGACCTCGGACTCGCGCTCTGCCTCGAGATCGCCGGGGCGCTGCGCGAGGACCTGATCCTGCTGGTCATGTCGGCAACGCTGGATGCGGCGCCTGTCGCGGCGCTGATGGGCGACGTGCCGGTGGTGACCACCGAAGGCCGCGCCTTTCCGGTCGAGATCCGCAATGCCCCGGCGGCCCTGCCCAGGGGGCCGAAACTATGGCCCGCCCTGGCCGATCTGGTGCTTCTGGCGCTGGCCGAGGTCGATGGCTCGGTCCTGGTCTTCCTGCCCGGTGCGGGCGAAATTAATCGGGTCGCCACGGCACTGCAGGGGCGGGTTCCGGGGGATGTGCAGATCCGCCCGCTTTATGGTGCGATGAAATTCGCCGACCAGCAGGCCGCCCTGCGCCCGCCATCGCGGGGGCGCAACGTGGTGCTGGCGACCTCGATTGCCGAGACTTCCCTGACCATTCCGGCGGTGCGCGCCGTGGTGGATGCCGGGCTTGCGCGGCGGGCCCGCTTCGATCCCGGTTCGGGCATGTCGCGGCTGGTGACCGAAAAGGTCTCTCGCGCCGAGGCCACGCAGCGGGCCGGTCGGGCGGGCAGGGTCGCGCCCGGCCTCTGCCTGCGGGCCTGGACCAGGGGAGAGGAGGGCGCCCTTCACGCCTTCCCCCCGGCCGAGATCGAGGCGGCGGATCTGTCGGGTCTGGTGCTGGAACTGGCGCTTTGGGGGGCGGGACCGCAGGCGCTGGCCTTCCTGACGCCGCCCCCGGAGGGCGCCTGGCGCGAAGCCCAGTCGCTGTTGCGGATGCTGGGCGCGCTGGACGATCACGGCATCACCGCCCATGGCCGCAAGCTGGCGGCCCTGCCGCTGCACCCGAGGCTGGCGCATATGCTGGCCCGGGCCGGGCGCGGCGCGGCGGGTCTGGCGGCATTGTTGGCGGATCGCGATCCCATGTCGCGGGGCACGCCCGTCGATCTGACCTTGCGCCTGAAGGCGCTGGAGGGCGGGCGTGATCCCCGCGCCGATGCCGGCGCCATCGCCCGCATCCGCACCGAGGCAAAGCGGCTGGCCCGCGATTTGCCCAGTGCGCCCGGGCTGGGCGTGGCCGAAATGGCGGCTCTTGCCTATCCCGACCGGATCGGCCTGCGCCGTCCGGGCAGCGCGCCGCGCTATCTGCTGTCGGGGGGGAAGGGGGCGGTACTTCCGTCCGAGGACCCGCTGGCCGGGGCACCGCTGATCGTGGCCACGGATCTGGACGGCGACCCGCGCGAAGCGCGGATCCGTCAGGCGGTCCAGATTTCGGAAGGCGCAGTGCGTTCGCTGTTCGGTGACCAGATCGAATCGCTGCGCATCTGCAACTGGTCGCGACGGGATCGCCGGGTGCAGGCCCGCGAACAGGACAGGCTGGGCGCCATCGCGCTGACCGACCGCCCCTGGACCGATGCGCCCGAAGACTCCCTGGCGGCGGCCATGCTGGACGGCGTGCGCGACCTTGGCCTGAACCCGACCGGCAAGGCGCGGCTGTTCCTGTCCCGCGTGCGGCTGGTCGACAGCCTGCCGGATTTCTCGGACGCCGCGTTGCTGGAAACCATCGACGACTGGCTGCTGCCCTATCTCGGCAAGGTGCGCAGCGCCGAGGACTGGAAGCGTTTCGACCTGCTGCCCGCGCTGAAGGCGCGCCTCGGCTGGGACGGAGAGCGCATCCTCGACCGCGAGACGCCGGGCAGTTTCACCACCCCGCTGGGGCGCAAGATCCCCATCGACTACGCGGGCGACGCCCCGGCCATCGCCTTGCGGCTGCAGGAGATGTTCGGCCAGACGCGCCACCCGGTCGTCGCCGGCCGCCCGCTTGTGGTCACGCTTTTGTCCCCGGCGGGCCGTCCGGTGCAGGTCACCCAGGACATCCCCGGCTTCTGGACCTCGTCTTACGCGGATGTTCGCAAGGACATGCGGGGGCAGTATCCGAAACATCCCTGGCCCGAGGATCCGACGCAGGAGGATCCGACCCTGCGCGTTAAACGCAAGTAACCTTGGATCCGACGCAGGAGGATCCGACCCTGCGCGTGAAGCGCAAGTAACCTTGGATCCGGCGCGCGGACGATCCGGCCTTGTGCGCGGCGGCCAAAACATTGAGGACCCGCCCATCCCCCCGGATCAGGGCCCATTGTCATCCTTCCGTCACCAGAGGCTTGACCTTCCCGCTTCCGGGGCCTAAAGACCCCCAACAAGATTCAGGGCGCCGCCGCAACGGTGCCCGTATGCATTGAACTGGGCGCGACCCGCCCTTCTGATGAGACGAGGATAGACCCATGTCGCGCCGTTGCGAACTGACCGGAAAAGGCCCGATGACTGGCAACAATGTCAGCCACGCCAACAATAAAACGCGCCGCCGCTTCCTGCCCAACCTGAACGACGTTTCGCTGCGTTCGGAGACCCTTGGCCGGAACGTGAAGATGCGCATCTCTGCATCCGCCCTGCGTTCGGTGGACCACCGTGGTGGTCTGGACAAGTTCCTGGCCAAGGCCAAGGACATCGAGCTTTCGGCCAACGCGCTGAAAATCAAAAAAGAAATCGCAAAAGCCCAAGCCGTTCAGGCCTGAGCTGGCTGACCTGCCCGGCAGGTCACACATGCGTTTCGACAGTTTGAACCCCGCCTTTTCGCAAGGTGGGGTTTTTGCATTGGAAATGTCGTGCGTGTGGGGCGGGTCGACAGATCACGCAAAAGTTTGCTGTCCTCGCGCCTTGCTGCCCTAGGTTGATCGCTCGGGGCAGGCAGGTGCAATGGCCCCCGGCCGGATCGGGGCAGGGGCACGGGTTCAAGCGGACCATCTGGCGCCCTGGGGCCGGATTGACTGGCAGAAGTGATTCTCTGGAAGGAACAAGACAATGAAAATCGTGACGCGTACGGCTTCGGCTTTGGCACTTTCTGCGGGCCTCGCGGTCTGCGGGCTGACCATGACGGCGACGTCGGCGCTGGCGGATGTCTTCGTCAGCCAGTCCCGGATCGTGCCGGGGCCCGACGCAGGGACGGCCACGGTCTACATGGTGCTCAAGAATACCTCGCGCGAGGACGAGGTCCTGATGTCGGCCTCTTCACCCGCTGCGACGCAGATCACCATTTATCAGGGGCTGCGCAAGGGGGGCGAGACCGTCGCGACCCCCACGACCAACGGGCTGACCATCCCGGCAAAGCGGACCCTGCGGCTGACGCCGGACGGGCACTACATGACGCTCTCGGGTGTCACTGGATTGCAGCCGGGGGCCAGCGTGCCGATAGACCTCGATTTCGGAACTATTCCCAGCAAGACAATCGATGTTCCCGTCGAATGATCTGCCAACTGCGACTGTCGGGCTGGCGTCCTAGCTGACTTCAGCCAACATGTCGTCGACCCAGGCCGGCACCAGTTCCGTCGCGCTGCCCTGCCGGGCCTCGGCGAACTGGCTGGCAGAGTGCGATGCCTCGAGGTTCAACTCCAGCGTATGCGCGCCCACGGAATCGGCCAGCCGAAAGAACCCGGCGGCGGGATAGACATTGCCGGAGGTCCCGATCGAGACGAAGTAGCTGCAATTGCTCAGCTTCCGTTCGATTTCATCTATGTAGTAGGGCATTTCGCCGAACCAGACGATGTCGGGGCGCGCCTTTGGGGCCTGACAGGCGGGACAGGCCTCGCCCGGCTGCATCTGTTCCGGCGCCGGCCAGCGATGGCCGCAGGCGGCGCATAGCGCGCTGTTGACGGCACCATGCATATGCAGGACCTCGGCCCCGGCAGCTTCGTGCAGGGCATCGACATTCTGGGTAACGATGGTGACCTCACCGGGATAGTCACGCTGCAGGCGGGCGAGGGCCTCATGTGCTACATTGGGCCGGGCTGCGGCGGCCGCCCGGCGGCGGTCGTTGTAAAAGCGCTGCACAAGGGCGGGATCGCGGGCAAAGCCTTCGGGCGAGGCCACGTCTTCGACCCGGTGGTTTTCCCACAGGCCATCGGCGGCGCGAAATGTCGCCAGACCGCTTTCGGCGGAAATGCCCGCGCCTGTCAGGATCACGATCCGCTCCATGGTGGTTTTCCTTCTCGTAAATCGGTGGCTAGACTGTGGTCACCCTGCCCCGAAAGGCGCCCGCATGACCAGTTCCATCCTGTTCGTCTGTCTTGGCAACATCTGCCGGTCCCCCTCGGCCGAGGCGGTTGTGCGCGGCTTGGCGGCCAAGCAGGGCCTCCCGCTGCGGCTTGACAGCGCCGGGACCGGTGGCTGGCATGCCGGAGAGCCGCCCTATGGCCCGATGCAGGCCACCGGGCAGGCGCGGGGGCTTGCCATGTCCGACCTGCGGGCGCGCCAGATCCGGGTACAGGATTTCGCGGATTTCGACCTGATCCTGGCCATGGATGACAACAACCTGGCGGATATTGAGGCCCTTCGTCCTGCAGGGGATGCGACGCCGCTGCACCGGTTCACGGACTACCTGCCCGAAGACAGCCGCTTTGCCGGCGCGACCGAGGTGCCGGATCCCTGGTACAGCCGCGATTTCGACGGCGCGCTGGATCTGATCGAGGCGTGTGCCGCGGGTCTGCTGAAGTCCGTCAGCGGCACCGCAGGGTCAAAAGGCCAGCCTCGCCCGGCGGGCTGACCTGATCCCGGTGCGCCGGGGGAGCCTCAGGTCAGGAACACATCGCCTGAGCGGCATTGCCGAAGGATGTATAGCGTTCCCAGAAGGCATCGTCCCTTGGGCGCTTGGACATCTTCACTTCCTGCGCGCGATCGGGTTCCTGAAAGATCTTGGCGGCCAGGCGTTGGTCGCTGCGGTTCATGGTCATGTCCGCAACCTGCTGGATGCAACCGCAAAGCCGCGTCTGACCGGCGCCCTTGCTGGAGCCGAGGCAGGCCTGGCTGACCGGACCCGCCTGCGCCGGGAAGGCACCTGCAAAGGTCAGGCAAGTGGCTGCCACGAAACCGGCGGTCAGGGCCGCCCTTGGAAAAATAGTCTTCATCATCTGCCCTCGTTGAAAGCCCGGCCCGGCCATTCCTGCCGGTGCAAGGCTGATCTGCCTCTGCATGCCACCCCGAACAGGCGCCGGATGGCGCATGGAAGACGGATGCGGATCCATTTTCACGGATTCTTTCAGGACATTGCCCAATATTTCAAAAAATCTCAATAAAAAGCGATGAGAGGGCACGGGATGGTGATGCAGAACGGGGTTTGCAGGCCCGTAGCCCTTCGGAACCTTGCGGGAGAAGGGCGATTGCGGCGAATCAGGCCCGGGCCCGCGGCTCTGGATGACACGTGGCTCGGGTTGGCCGGTGTTTCAGCCGGGAACACTACGATCTGGCAGTTTGGCCCGGCGCTGCAAATCGCGCGCCGGGCCAGGCCGGATCAGGAGTACCAGGTGCCGCGAACGACGTCGGTCGGCACGTCCTGTTCGCTCAGCAGGGATTCGAAGAGATCGAGATCGCTGTCGTTGTAGTGGTAGGGATAGACCACGCCGGGGGCGAAGCCGCCGACACCGGTGGCCGCCTGGGCCTCGGTCATCGTGTAGGGCATGTTGAAGGGCACGAAGGCGATGTCGATGTCCTCGAGCGCCTTCATTTCATCGGTGTCCTCGGTGTCTCCGGCGATATAGACCCGCTTGCCGCCAACCTCGATGATATAGCCGTTGTCGCGGCCCTTCGGGTGATACTGCAGGCGTTCTTCGGTGAAATTGTAGGCCGGGATGGCTTCGATCGGCAGGCCGAGCAATTCGGCGTTCTGGCCGTTTTCCATCGCCGTGGCGGCGGCGCCGACTTCGGGGTCGAGCTGTTCGTGCACCGTGGGGTTGGTGATCATCGGGACCGGCCCGCCGGCGCGCTGTGTGAGGGCGGCAAGGGTGTCGGGGTCAAAGTGGTCGCCGTGGTGGTGGGTGATGAGGATGGCGTCCGGAGCCGGCAGGGCTTCGTACAGTGCGCCGCCGCCGACGGGGTCGACGTAGATGACTCCGGCGGGCGTGGTCATCACGAAGCTGGCGTGGGAGATCGGGTGGATGGAAAGGGTATCGGTGCCGTCGAGGGCGTAGATGTCGCCGGTCAGGTTCTGGGCCATTGCGGCGAAGGGGCGGATGAGGCTGGCGCCAGCGGTCGCGGCGGCGGCACTGGCGATTAGGTGTCGGCGGGTGATCATGGGCACATTCCTTGATTGATATGCTGCCAAGATAGGGCGGTTTGGCAGAGGGAGTCTTCACGATTGGTTTATGGGGGCTAGCTGGGGGCGATTGGGGCGTGGGCCTGTGTCTTGGCCCGGCGGGCTCGCCGGGCAGCGTTCGACCTTCCCCACAGGGGGGGTGATACGGTTGCGGGGTGTGTGGAACGGTGCTGCTTTTGGTCGAGCGGCTTTGCGTAGGGTGGGAATAGCGCTCGCCCGAGGTCGCGCGCCGCCCTTTGGGCATGGAGAATGCCAAAGAGCCTGGGGCTAAGGAAGATGTGGCATCCAGCGTTCGACGGCCTCGATAAGAAGCTGCACTGACTGAGCGTGCGCGGCAAGGTAAGTCATGCCGGCCGGAACGCCCCAGTCAATCGCCCTGTCTGCTGCGCGATCGAGCTTGCGGCCAATCCACTTCAGGCAAGCACGAAGACCTTCCCGGATTGCGCGCAGCGCGCTTTCCAACCGGGCCTTGTCCGGCACTTCCTTTTCGACCTCGTCCGCGATGTCGTCGATGGCGGCCCAGATGATCGTAACGGATCGTTAGGCTTCTACTGGGAGTTCGATGGGTTCTGGCGGTGCGTTGCCGCCGATGCCATGCCGGGAAGTCGCAGCCTGCAAAGCCCTCTCGGCCTGTAACGCGCATAATTTTTGCTTCACCTCGAAGCGAGCCTCGATCTCCGCGATGCGTTCGGCCACGGCTTCGGGGCCTTGTCGCCAGATGTCGTCGGGGATCAGGGCGATCCCGCGCTGTAGGTCCCAGGGCAATAGATTTCCGGACATGGCGCGGTCGTACCAGCGGGACCAGAAGAACCAATGTTCAGCGCTCTTCAGCAAGTTGTCCTTACCATCTGCATATCGGTCTAGCTCAATTTGGAGTTCAGGGGGCACGGAAACTTCTAGGGTCATCAGGTCAAATTTTGCTGCTGAGTTTGCGTCCCGAATGATCTCTTTCTCTAGAGACTGGCTACCCACAGAAAAAGCTATTCCGGCGGTGTTCAGAGCTGACTCGGCCGCAAATAGGTATCTGCTGGATTCTTCTTCTGCAGCAGAGCGGGCAGCGTAGAGAGCAGCATCGGCAGGTGCGAAGTTGTTTGGCCCCCGTTTGGCAGCAAGGTCACAAGCATTTTGGAGGTCTCGGTCGGTTCCTGAGTGAGTGCTGCTGGCGCAGATCAGGGCGCGAAATGTCCCTAACAGAACGAGTTGATCAGATTTGGAAGTGACTTTTCCAATGATGGAGAAGCCAAGTGCTCTGAGTGCAGCACGTGTAGCGAGCGCAGTGCACTGCGCTCGGGATTGAGTAGCAAGCCAATGACCAATCTCTGAATAGTCCTCAACCAACCTTCTGCCTCCACTCCGTGTTCGGCCTGATGTCCCACCATACCCCCTCACACCCCCTTGCCAACTGCCCCTTTCCCCCGCATATGCTGCCGATCATGACCGATCTCGCACATATCCGTAACTTCTCCATCGTCGCCCATATCGACCACGGGAAATCCACCCTGGCCGACCGGTTGATCCAATCCACCAATACCGTCACCGCGCGGGAGATGAAGGAGCAGCTGCTTGATGCCATGGACATCGAGCGCGAGCGCGGGATCACGATCAAGGCGAACACCGTCCGGATCGAGTACATCGCCGACAACGGCGAGCTCTACATCCTGAACCTGATCGACACCCCCGGTCACGTCGACTTTGCCTACGAGGTCTCCCGCTCCATGCGCGCGGTCGAAGGCTCTCTGCTGGTGGTCGACAGCACGCAGGGGGTCGAGGCGCAGACGCTGGCCAATGTCTATCAGGCCATCGACGCCAATCACGAGATCGTCCCGGTGCTGAACAAGATCGACCTGCCCGCCAGCGAACCTGCGCGCGTGGCCGAGCAGATCGAGGACGTCATCGGCATCGATGCCTCCAACGCCATGCTGGTCTCGGCCAAGTCCGGCGTCGGCATCAAGGAAACGCTGGAAGCCATCGTGCACCGCCTGCCGCCGCCCACCGGCGACCGCGACGCGCCGCTGAAGGCCATGCTGGTGGACAGCTGGTACGACCCCTACCTGGGCGTCGTCGTGCTGGTGCGCATCATGGACGGCGTGCTGAAGAAGAACGACCGCGTGCGTTTCATGCAGAACGGCACCATCCACCAGGTTGACCGCATCGGCGTCTTCCGCCCCGCGATGCAGAACGTCGAGGCGCTGGAACCCGGCGAGATCGGCTTTATCACCGCGCAGATCAAGCAGGTCCGCGACACCAAGGTCGGCGACACCATCACGCACGAGAAGAAGGGCGCCGACACACCGCTGCCCGGCTTCAAACCGTCGATCCCGGTGGTATTCTGCGGCCTCTTCCCGGTGGATTCCGCTGAGTTCGAGGACCTGCGCGACGCGATCGAGAAGCTGGCCCTGAACGACGCCTCCTTCAGCTACGAGATGGAAACCTCGGCCGCGCTCGGCTTCGGCTTCCGCTGCGGCTTCCTTGGGCTGCTGCACCTCGAAGTGGTGCGCGACCGGCTTGAACGCGAATACGATATCGAGCTTATCACCACGGCGCCCTCGGTGGTCTATCACGTCCACATGAAGGACGGCACGATGGAAGAGCTGCACAACCCCGCCGACATGCCCGACCTGACCTATGTCGATCATATCGAGGAACCGCGTATCAAGGCCACCATCATGGTGCCGGACGAATACCTCGGTGACGTGCTGAAGCTGTGCCAGGACCGCCGCGGCATCCAGCAGGAGCTGACCTATGCCGGCACCCGCCCGCTGGTGGTCTACGACCTGCCGCTGAACGAGGTGGTCTTCGATTTCTATGACCGGCTTAAATCGGTCACCAAGGGCTATGCGAGCTTCGATTACCAGATGATCGGCTACCGCGAAGACAACCTGGTGAAGA
The Pseudooceanicola algae genome window above contains:
- the hrpB gene encoding ATP-dependent helicase HrpB; this encodes MERLPIEEGLPPLLSALRVRGRAVLQAPPGAGKTTRVPLAMLDADLCQGRILMLEPRRLAARAAAERMAESLGESAGQTVGYRVRGDSKVSGATRIEVVTEGILTRMIQTDPELTGIGAVIFDEFHERSLNADLGLALCLEIAGALREDLILLVMSATLDAAPVAALMGDVPVVTTEGRAFPVEIRNAPAALPRGPKLWPALADLVLLALAEVDGSVLVFLPGAGEINRVATALQGRVPGDVQIRPLYGAMKFADQQAALRPPSRGRNVVLATSIAETSLTIPAVRAVVDAGLARRARFDPGSGMSRLVTEKVSRAEATQRAGRAGRVAPGLCLRAWTRGEEGALHAFPPAEIEAADLSGLVLELALWGAGPQALAFLTPPPEGAWREAQSLLRMLGALDDHGITAHGRKLAALPLHPRLAHMLARAGRGAAGLAALLADRDPMSRGTPVDLTLRLKALEGGRDPRADAGAIARIRTEAKRLARDLPSAPGLGVAEMAALAYPDRIGLRRPGSAPRYLLSGGKGAVLPSEDPLAGAPLIVATDLDGDPREARIRQAVQISEGAVRSLFGDQIESLRICNWSRRDRRVQAREQDRLGAIALTDRPWTDAPEDSLAAAMLDGVRDLGLNPTGKARLFLSRVRLVDSLPDFSDAALLETIDDWLLPYLGKVRSAEDWKRFDLLPALKARLGWDGERILDRETPGSFTTPLGRKIPIDYAGDAPAIALRLQEMFGQTRHPVVAGRPLVVTLLSPAGRPVQVTQDIPGFWTSSYADVRKDMRGQYPKHPWPEDPTQEDPTLRVKRK
- the rpmB gene encoding 50S ribosomal protein L28 codes for the protein MSRRCELTGKGPMTGNNVSHANNKTRRRFLPNLNDVSLRSETLGRNVKMRISASALRSVDHRGGLDKFLAKAKDIELSANALKIKKEIAKAQAVQA
- a CDS encoding copper chaperone PCu(A)C; this encodes MKIVTRTASALALSAGLAVCGLTMTATSALADVFVSQSRIVPGPDAGTATVYMVLKNTSREDEVLMSASSPAATQITIYQGLRKGGETVATPTTNGLTIPAKRTLRLTPDGHYMTLSGVTGLQPGASVPIDLDFGTIPSKTIDVPVE
- a CDS encoding NAD-dependent deacylase; the protein is MERIVILTGAGISAESGLATFRAADGLWENHRVEDVASPEGFARDPALVQRFYNDRRRAAAAARPNVAHEALARLQRDYPGEVTIVTQNVDALHEAAGAEVLHMHGAVNSALCAACGHRWPAPEQMQPGEACPACQAPKARPDIVWFGEMPYYIDEIERKLSNCSYFVSIGTSGNVYPAAGFFRLADSVGAHTLELNLEASHSASQFAEARQGSATELVPAWVDDMLAEVS
- a CDS encoding low molecular weight protein-tyrosine-phosphatase, whose amino-acid sequence is MTSSILFVCLGNICRSPSAEAVVRGLAAKQGLPLRLDSAGTGGWHAGEPPYGPMQATGQARGLAMSDLRARQIRVQDFADFDLILAMDDNNLADIEALRPAGDATPLHRFTDYLPEDSRFAGATEVPDPWYSRDFDGALDLIEACAAGLLKSVSGTAGSKGQPRPAG
- a CDS encoding MBL fold metallo-hydrolase, which gives rise to MITRRHLIASAAAATAGASLIRPFAAMAQNLTGDIYALDGTDTLSIHPISHASFVMTTPAGVIYVDPVGGGALYEALPAPDAILITHHHGDHFDPDTLAALTQRAGGPVPMITNPTVHEQLDPEVGAAATAMENGQNAELLGLPIEAIPAYNFTEERLQYHPKGRDNGYIIEVGGKRVYIAGDTEDTDEMKALEDIDIAFVPFNMPYTMTEAQAATGVGGFAPGVVYPYHYNDSDLDLFESLLSEQDVPTDVVRGTWYS
- the lepA gene encoding translation elongation factor 4, producing the protein MTDLAHIRNFSIVAHIDHGKSTLADRLIQSTNTVTAREMKEQLLDAMDIERERGITIKANTVRIEYIADNGELYILNLIDTPGHVDFAYEVSRSMRAVEGSLLVVDSTQGVEAQTLANVYQAIDANHEIVPVLNKIDLPASEPARVAEQIEDVIGIDASNAMLVSAKSGVGIKETLEAIVHRLPPPTGDRDAPLKAMLVDSWYDPYLGVVVLVRIMDGVLKKNDRVRFMQNGTIHQVDRIGVFRPAMQNVEALEPGEIGFITAQIKQVRDTKVGDTITHEKKGADTPLPGFKPSIPVVFCGLFPVDSAEFEDLRDAIEKLALNDASFSYEMETSAALGFGFRCGFLGLLHLEVVRDRLEREYDIELITTAPSVVYHVHMKDGTMEELHNPADMPDLTYVDHIEEPRIKATIMVPDEYLGDVLKLCQDRRGIQQELTYAGTRPLVVYDLPLNEVVFDFYDRLKSVTKGYASFDYQMIGYREDNLVKMQVLVNDEPVDALSMMVHRDRAEARGRAMCEKLKELIPRHMFKIPIQAAIGGKVIARETLSAMRKDVTAKCYGGDATRKRKLLDKQKAGKKKMRQFGKVDIPQEAFISALKMDS